The following are from one region of the Falco cherrug isolate bFalChe1 chromosome 19, bFalChe1.pri, whole genome shotgun sequence genome:
- the LOC102059981 gene encoding keratin, type II cytoskeletal 6A-like: MSRQCAARNQSKTGFSAASAFIPNASSTSFCLRSASQGGSCSTAAGYGRFAGGFGSRSLYGLGGCKRISVAGRGGSFYGPAGFGAGTGISCGFGGAVGGVFGFGGGMGGPGFPAVPARGIHEVSVNQSLLKPLHLEIDPNMQSIRKDEKDQIQTLNNKFASFIDKVRFLEQQNKVLETKWALLQEQGNKTVGNNIEPLFETYINNLRRQLNSLLTDKENLGGELDKVQSLAEDFKNKYEEEINKHTAAENEFVILKKEVDAAYMNKTELQARLDSLMEEIDFLRALYEAELSQMQTQISDTSVILTMDNNRSLDMDSIIAEVKAQYEDIANRSRAEAESWYQSRYEELQATAGRHGDDLRNTKQEISELNRHVQRLRSEIDSVKKQCASLQTAIADAEQRGELALKDARAKLAELETALQQAKADLARQLREYQELMNVKLALDIEIATYRKLLEGEESRLSGEGAGAVNISVTRTAVGTGYGGGNCLSFGGSSSVGGGVCAGGMSFSSGSGQGTAGSGMVGGSTSSTKYVSTTSSTKRCSRQRQMFAQNFISIGSGGVTKSLSTAAATMPVNRSSFSSMSVSRSSSGGMGRITSGFGSRSLHNLGANKRISMGGGYRSARPGYSYGSGHGALAYRVGGAGFGFGRGCGPGGIQEVTVNQHLLVPLNLEIDPNMQRVRQEEKDQIKTLNNKFASFIDKVRFLEQQNKVLETKWSLLKDQKTVKNSLEPMFDAYISNMRRQLEALGGDRLRLSSELKAMQDTVEDFKIRYEEEINKRTTAENDFVLLKKDADAAYVNKVDLGTKVDALADEVNFLRALYEAELSQMQSQISDTSVVLSMDNNRNLDLNSIIAEVKAQYEDIANRSRAEAESWYQSKYEELQLMAGRHGDDLHNTKMEISEMNRVIQRLHSEIDSVKKQCTSLQMAIADAEQRGELALKDAKHKLAELEDALQKAKADLARQLHEYQELMNVKLALDIEIATYRKLLEGEESRLAGEGVGAVNISVVSSRSGCGGGSTLGLGSGFGNRLSVGGSGASSSSGSCLAGGFSSAEGSSSSMRFVSKSTTKSSYRS, translated from the exons ATGTCTCGCCAGTGTGCTGCAAGGAACCAGAGCAAAACTGGCTTCAGCGCTGCTTCTGCCTTCATCCCAAATGCCAGCAGTACTAGCTTCTGCTTACGTTCTGCTTCCCAaggtgggagctgcagcactgctgctgggtACGGAAGATTTGCTGGAGGTTTTGGAAGCAGGAGCCTCTACGGTCTCGGTGGATGCAAGAGGATCTCTGTAGCTGGAAGAGGTGGTAGCTTCTACGGACCTGCAGGCTTTGGTGCCGGCACTGGGATCTCCTGTGGCTTTGGTGGTGCAGTGGGTGGTGTctttgggtttggtggtggCATGGGTGGCCCTGGATTCCCTGCTGTCCCAGCTAGAGGCATCCATGAAGTCTCAGTCAACCAAAGCCTCCTGAAACCTCTCCACTTGGAGATTGACCCCAACATGCAGAGTATCCGTAAGGATGAGAAGGATCAGATTCAAACCCTCAACAATAAATTTGCCTCCTTCATTGACAAG GTCCGATTCCTTGAACAGCAAAACAAGGTCCTGGAGACCAAGTGGGCCCTTCTGCAAGAACAGGGCAACAAAACAGTCGGAAACAACATTGAACCCCTGTTTGAGACTTACATCAACAACCTCAGGAGGCAGCTGAACAGCTTGCTGACAGACAAGGAGAACCTGGGAGGGGAGCTGGACAAGGTGCAAAGCCTTGCAGAGGACTTCAAGAACAA ATACGAAGAGGAGATCAACAAGCACACAGCTGCTGAGAACGAGTTTGTGATCCTGAAGAAG GAGGTGGACGCTGCCTACATGAACAAGACAGAGCTGCAAGCCAGGCTGGACTCCCTTATGGAGGAGATAGATTTCCTCAGAGCCCTCTATGAAGCT GAGCTGTCTCAGATGCAGACCCAGATCTCCGACACCTCTGTCATCCTGACCATGGACAACAACCGCAGCCTGGACATGGACAGCATCATCGCTGAGGTCAAAGCGCAGTACGAGGACATCGCCAACCGGAGCCGGGCTGAGGCCGAGTCCTGGTACCAGTCCAGG TACGAAGAGCTGCAGGCTACAGCAGGCAGGCACGGGGACGACCTCCGGAACACTAAGCAGGAGATCTCCGAGCTCAACCGCCACGTCCAGCGGCTGCGGTCTGAAATTGACAGCGTGAAGAAACAG TGCGCCAGTTTGCAGACGGCCATTGCGGATGCCGAGCAGCGTGGGGAGCTGGCCCTCAAGGATGCCAGGGCCAAACTGGCCGAGCTGGAGACAGCCCTGCAACAGGCCAAGGCTGACCTGGCCCGGCAGCTGCGCGAGTACCAGGAGCTGATGAACGTCAAGCTGGCCCTGGACATTGAGATCGCGACCTacaggaagctgctggagggCGAGGAGAGCAG GCTCTCTGGAGAAGGTGCTGGTGCAGTCAATATCT CTGTGACCAGAACTGCTGTAGGAACGGGATATGGAGGTGGAAACTGTCTCAGCtttggaggcagcagcagtgtcGGAGGTGGGGTCTGCGCTGGAGGAATGAGCTTCAGCTCTGGAAGCGGGCAAGGCACAGCTGGGTCAGGCATGGTTGGTGGAAGCACTTCCAGCACGAAGTACGTCTCCACCACCTCTTCAACCAAGAGAT GCTCTCGCCAGCGCCAAATGTTTGCCCAGAATTTCATCAGCATTGGGTCAGGAGGAGTCACTAAGAGTCTCAgtactgctgctgccaccatgCCTGTTAACCGAAGCAGCTTCAGCTCCATGTCCGTGTCCCgcagcagcagtgggggcaTGGGACGGATCACCAGTGGTTTTGGCAGCAGGAGCCTTCACAACCTAGGGGCAAACAAGAGGATTTCCATGGGTGGAGGGTATCGTTCTGCTAGACCAGGATACAGCTATGGGTCAGGTCACGGCGCGCTGGCATACAGAGTTGGTGGagctgggtttgggtttggacGAGGATGTGGCCCTGGAGGTATTCAAGAGGTCACAGTCAACCAACACCTCTTGGTACCTCTTAACTTGGAGATCGACCCCAACATGCAGAGAGTGCggcaggaggagaaggaccAGATCAAAACCCTCAACAACAAATTTGCCTCCTTCATCGACAAG GTGCGGTTCCTGGAGCAACAAAATAAAGTACTGGAGACCAAATGGAGCCTCCTGAAAGACCAAAAAACCGTGAAAAATAGCCTTGAACCTATGTTTGACGCATACATCAGCAACATGAGGAGACAGCTCGAGGCGCTAGGAGGGGATCGGCTGCGGCTCAGCTCAGAGCTGAAGGCGATGCAGGATACTGTTGAAGACTTCAAGATCAG GTATGAAGAGGAGATCAACAAGCGCACAACTGCAGAGAATGACTTTGTTTTGCTCAAGAAG GATGCAGATGCTGCCTACGTGAACAAGGTGGACCTAGGGACCAAGGTGGATGCGCTGGCAGATGAGGTGAACTTCCTGCGAGCCCTCTACGAAGCA GAGCTGTCTCAGATGCAGTCCCAGATCTCCGACACCTCCGTGGTGCTGTCCATGGACAACAACCGAAACCTGGACCTCAACAGCATCATCGCCGAGGTCAAAGCACAGTACGAGGACATCGCCAACCGGAGCCGGGCAGAGGCAGAGTCCTGGTACCAGAGCAAG tACGAGGAGCTGCAGCTCATGGCTGGCCGGCATGGGGACGACCTCCACAACACCAAGATGGAGATCTCAGAGATGAACCGCGTGATCCAGCGGCTCCACTCAGAAATCGATAGTGTAAAGAAACAG TGCACCAGTTTGCAGATGGCCATCGCCGATGCCGAGCAGCGTGGGGAGCTGGCCCTCAAAGATGCAAAGCACAAACTGGCCGAGCTGGAGGATGCTCTGCAGAAAGCCAAGGCTGACCTGGCCCGGCAGCTGCACGAGTACCAGGAGCTGATGAACGTCAAGCTGGCCCTGGACATCGAGATCGCGACCTacaggaagctgctggagggCGAGGAGAGCAG GCTGGCTGGAGAAGGCGTTGGTGCAGTGAATATTT CTGTGGTCTCATCCAGGAGCGGCTGCGGAGGTGGGAGcacgctggggctggggtcaggctTCGGCAACAGGCTCAGCGTGGGGGGCAGCGgtgccagctccagcagtggGAGCTGCCTGGCCGGGGGATTCAGCTCTGCTGAGGGAAGCAGCTCAAGCATGAGGTTTGTATCAAAAAGCACCACCAAGAGCAGCTATCGGAGCTAA
- the LOC102060151 gene encoding keratin, type II cytoskeletal 5, whose protein sequence is MSRQSTVRIQRGRSGFSAASAIVPNTCRTSFSSCSVTRVGSANAGSGFARVGGGFGSKSLYNVGGCKRISVAGRGGSFYGSAGFGGGAGSVYGGGFGVPANLGYGYGAFGGGMGGPGFPAGGIHEVSVNQSLLKPLNLEIDPSIQRIRKEEKEQIKTLNNKFASFIDKVRFLEQQNKVLETKWSLLQEQGMKTVRNNLEPLFETYINNLRMQLNSLLNDKGRLEGELVNTQYLVEDFKKKYEDEINRRTVAENEFVTLKKDVDAAYMNKVELQAKVDALTEEINFLRALYEAELSQMQTQISDTSVVLTMDNNRNLDLDSIISEVKAQYEDIANRSRAEAESWYQTKYEELQATAGRHGDDLRNTKQEISELNRHVQRLRSEIDSVKKQCANLKAAIADAEERGELALKDAKAKLAELEDALQQAKADLARQLREYQELMNVKLALDIEIATYRKLLEGEECRLAGDGIPVNISVTRTTVGTGYGGGSNLSMGGGICSMGNSFSCGSGPGVSSTTLGGGSSSSVKFVSTSSTRRSYRS, encoded by the exons ATGTCTCGCCAGTCCACTGTGAGGATTCAGAGGGGAAGAAGTGGCTTCAGCGCTGCTTCGGCCATCGTCCCAAACACCTGCCGCACCAGCTTCAGCTCATGCTCTGTCACCCGGGTTGGAAGCGCCAATGCCGGCAGTGGGTTTGCTAGGGTTGGCGGTGGCTTTGGAAGCAAAAGCCTCTACAATGTTGGTGGATGCAAGAGGATCTCTGTGGCTGGAAGGGGTGGTAGCTTCTATGGATCTGCAGGTTTTGGTGGTGGCGCTGGTAGCGTGTATGGTGGTGGCTTTGGCGTGCCAGCTAACCTTGGCTATGGATATGGTGCATTTGGTGGTGGCATGGGTGGCCCCGGATTCCCAGCTGGGGGCATCCACGAAGTCTCCGTCAACCAGAGCCTTCTGAAACCTCTCAACCTGGAGATTGACCCCAGCATCCAAAGGATCcgaaaggaggagaaggaacaaATCAAAACCCTCAACAACAAATTTGCCTCCTTCATTGACAAG GTCCGATTCCTTGAGCAGCAAAATAAAGTGCTGGAAACCAAGTGGAGCCTGCTTCAGGAGCAGGGCATGAAAACAGTTAGGAACAACTTGGAGCCGCTTTTTGAGACTTACATCAACAACCTGAGGATGCAACTGAACAGTTTGCTGAACGACAAGGGAAGGCTGGAGGGAGAGCTCGTCAACACGCAGTACCTGGTGGAGGATTTCAAGAAGAA GTATGAAGATGAAATCAACAGGCGTACCGTTGCAGAGAATGAATTCGTGACACTCAAGAAG GATGTAGATGCTGCCTACATGAACAAGGTGGAACTACAAGCCAAGGTAGATGCGCtgactgaagaaattaatttcctgagAGCCCTCTACGAAGCA GAGCTGTCTCAGATGCAGACCCAGATCTCCGACACCTCTGTTGTCCTGACCATGGACAACAACCGAAACCTGGACCTGGACAGCATCATCTCAGAGGTCAAAGCGCAGTACGAGGACATTGCCAACAGAAGCCGGGCAGAAGCAGAGTCCTGGTACCAAACCAAG TACGAAGAGCTGCAGGCTACAGCAGGCAGGCACGGGGACGACCTCCGGAACACTAAGCAGGAGATCTCCGAGCTCAACCGCCACGTCCAGCGGCTGCGGTCTGAAATTGACAGCGTGAAGAAACAG TGTGCAAACCTGAAAGCGGCCATCGCAGATGCTGAGGAGCGCGGGGAGCTGGCCCTCAAGGATGCCAAGGCCAAACTGGCCGAGCTGGAGGATGCTCTGCAACAGGCCAAGGCTGACCTGGCCCGGCAGCTGCGCGAGTACCAGGAGCTGATGAACGTCAAGCTGGCCCTGGACATTGAGATCGCGACCTacaggaagctgctggagggCGAGGAGTGCAG GCTGGCTGGAGACGGCATCCCAGTGAATATCT CTGTGACCAGAACAACTGTGGGAACGGGATATGGAGGAGGAAGCAACCTCAGCATGGGAGGGGGAATCTGCAGCATGGGGAACAGCTTCAGCTGTGGAAGCGGTCCCGGGGTTAGCAGCACCACCCTCGGAGGCGGCAGCAGCTCCAGCGTGAAGTTTGTCTCAACCTCCTCCACCAGAAGAAGTTACAGAAGCTAA